The following are encoded in a window of Hypomesus transpacificus isolate Combined female unplaced genomic scaffold, fHypTra1 scaffold_31, whole genome shotgun sequence genomic DNA:
- the LOC124463904 gene encoding AP2-associated protein kinase 1-like isoform X9, giving the protein MKKFFDSRRELVSSGPGSGAGGGGGGSSCGGSFIGRVFTIGRYQVTVEETVAEGGFAIVFLVRTHQGVRCALKRMYVNNEHDLQICKLEIQIQRDLVGHKNIVGFLDSSISAVGAGDVWEVLILMDFCRGGQVVNLMNQRLQTGFTEAEVLQIFCDTCEALARLHQCKTPIIHRDLKVENILLHDRGHYVLCDFGSATNRFQNPQTEGVPVVEEEIKKYTTLSYRSPEMVNLYGGKVITTKADIWAMGCLLYKLCYFTLPFGESQVAICDGSFTIPDNSRYSHDMHCLIRYMLEPDPDMRPDIYQVSYFAFKLARRDCPVQNVHISAVPAKLPEPIRASEAVAKKSQSQSKARLTDPVPTLETSIAPRQRPKAGQAQPIGILPIQAALTPRKRPAVGAGGPSTMGVGTGVALPSASVQSAQQAPAGQSGPSPPQATPQATPQATPQHQQVFMQQHPAPFFIPQHQLNQQHPLVQKLYQQQQQQQQQPQCPAPAPQPSAPDQPPAPDQPPAPDQPPAPDQPPAPDQPSAPDQASAPDQASAPGQPRAKPLAPAAPLQHHPAVPAAVTPIPEPAALPAAQPATPSPPASGPADDPDAMTPGRGAHKVGSLTPPSSPKMAARGGHRRILSDVTHSAVFGVPVSKSTQLLQAAAAEAGLNKSKSASTTPSGSPCSSQQSVYQPGEPGAPSAPAASSAQPSWNPFGDDNFSKLTAEELLNKDFAKLAETRESLIPGLQSLSTATGGAKAFPAERTADILGLDAGSALLSVPDPFNALSLSSSPEKLIEGLKSPETSLLLPDLLPLNDPFSSSAEGPCHAGKAEMSVDSLIAGLDAPQTQRLPAQPEPTSASLTDPLVGEASLLGCSLLPHHPPPGSAPASSAPPSGSCLDELASISLNPGQPAPDSAVLTSGEKGPQDEFDPIPVLTSKSVSQGGHSRNSSSSSESSIPNLARSLLLVDQLIDL; this is encoded by the exons GAGGCTTTGCGATCGTCTTCCTGGTGAGGACTCACCAGGGCGTGCGCTGCGCCCTCAAAAGGATGTACGTCAACAACGAACACGACCTGCAGATCTGCAAGCTGGAGATTCAGATCCAG AGGGACCTGGTGGGCCACAAGAACATTGTGGGGTTCCTGGATTCCAGCATCTCTGCCGTGGGGGCCGGAGATGTCTGGGAGGTGCTCATCCTCATGGACTTCTGCAGAG GAGGACAGGTGGTGAACCTGATGAACCAGAGGTTGCAGACGGGCTTCACGGAGGCTGAGGTGCTGCAGATCTTCTGTGACACCTGCGAGGCGTTGGCCCGCCTCCACCAGTGCAAGACACCAATCATCCACCGCGACCTGAAG gtggagaACATCCTGCTCCACGACCGGGGCCACTACGTCCTGTGTGACTTTGGCAGCGCCACCAACCGCTTCCAGAACCCACAGACAGAGGGCGTGCCCGTGGTGGAGGAAGAGATCAAGAA GTACACCACACTGTCGTACCGGTCTCCTGAGATGGTCAACCTTTACGGAGGCAAGGTCATCACTACAAAGGCTGACATCTGG gccaTGGGCTGCCTGCTCTACAAGCTGTGCTACTTCACGCTGCCGTTCGGGGAGAGCCAGGTGGCTATCTGCGACGGCAGCTTCACCATCCCAGACAACTCCCGCTACTCCCACGACATGCACTGCCTCATCC gatACATGCTGGAGCCTGACCCAGACATGCGTCCAGATATCTACCAAGTGTCGTACTTTGCCTTTAAGCTGGCCAGGAGAGACTGCCCCGTCCAGAACGTACAT ATCTCCGCCGTTCCCGCCAAACTCCCCGAGCCAATCAGAGCCAGCGAAGCGGTGGCCAAGAAGAGCCAGAGCCAGAGCAAAGCCAG GCTCActgaccccgtgcccaccctgGAGACCTCCATAGCCCCGCGCCAGCGCCCCAAGGCCGGCCAGGCCCAGCCCATCGGCATCCTGCCCATCCaggctgccctcaccccccgcAAGAGGCCCGCcgtgggggcagggggcccGTCGACCATGG GTGTCGGTACGGGTGTGGCCCTTCCCTCTGCCAGCGTCCAATCAGCTCAGCAAGCCCCTGCGGGCCAATCGGGCCCCTCGCCGCCCCAGGCCACGCCCCAGGCCACGCCCCAGGCCACACCCCAGCACCAGCAGGTCTTCATGCAGCAGCACCCTGCTCCCTTCTTCATCCCACAGCACCAGCTCAACCAGCAG CATCCACTGGTGCAGAAActctaccaacaacaacaacagcagcagcagcagccgcagTGCCCCGCTcccgccccccagccctctgcaCCAGACCAGCCCCCTGCACCAGACCAGCCCCCTGCACCAGACCAGCCCCCTGCACCAGACCAGCCCCCTGCACCAGACCAGCCCTCTGCACCAGACCAGGCCTCTGCACCAGACCAGGCCTCTGCACCAGGCCAGCCCAGGGCTAAGCCTCTCGCTCCAGCTGCTCCCTTGCAGCATCATCCAGCCGTCCCTGCCGCGGTGACCCCCATCCCCGAGCCTGCAGCGCTCCCTGCAGCCCAGCCCGCCACCCCCAGCCCTCCGGCCTCCGGCCCCGCAGACGACCCCGACGCCATG acccctggCCGCGGGGCGCACAAGGTCGGCTCCCTGACGCCCCCCTCGTCCCCCAAGATGGCCGCCCGGGGCGGGCACCGGCGCATCCTGAGCGACGTCACCCACAGCGCCGTGTTCGGCGTCCCCGTCAGCAAGTCCACCCAGCTGCTGCAGGCAGCGGCGGCCGAGGCCGGCCTCAACAAGTCCAA GTCGGCCAGCACCACCCCGTCCGGCTCGCCCTGCTCCTCCCAGCAGAGCGTGTACCAGCCGGGGGAGCCGGGGgccccctccgcccccgccGCCTCCAGCGCCCAGCCCAGCTGGAACCCCTTTGGGGACGACAACTTCTCCAAACTGACGGCGGAGGAGCTGCTGAACAAGGACTTTGCGAAGCTGGCCGAGA ccaggGAGAGCCTCATCCCAGGGCTGCAGTCGCTCTCCacggccacagggggggccaaaGCATTCCCAG cTGAGAGAACCGCTGACATCCTGGGTTTGGATGCCGGCTCAGCGCTGTTGAGTGTCCCTGATCCCTTTAACGCCCTGTCCCTCTCTAGCTCTCCAG AGAAGCTGATCGAGGGGCTCAAGTCCCCAGAGACATCTCTGCTGCTCCCTGACCTTTTACCCCTGAATGACCCCTTCAGTAGCTCTGCAGAGGGGCCTTGCCATG CAGGAAAAGCAGAGATGAGCGTGGACTCCCTGATCGCAGGCCTGGATGCCCCCCAGACCCAGAGACTGCCAGCCCAGCCGGAGCCCACCTCAGCCAGCCTGACAG ACCCTCTGGTTGGTGAGGCCTCTCTCCTGGGCTGTTCTCTGCTgcctcaccaccccccccctgggtctgccccagcctcctcagcccctccctctgGCTCCTGTCTGGACGAGCTAGCCTCCATATCTCTGAACCCTGGCCAGCCAGCTCCCG ACTCTGCTGTCCTCACCTCCGGGGAGAAGGGCCCCCAGGACGAGTTTGACCCCATCCCTGTGCTCACCTCGAAAAGCGTCAGTCAAG GTGGTCACTCgcgcaacagcagcagcagctcagagTCCAGCATCCCCAACTTGGCCCGCTCCCTCCTGTTGGTGGACCAGCTCATCGACCtctag
- the LOC124463904 gene encoding AP2-associated protein kinase 1-like isoform X2 encodes MKKFFDSRRELVSSGPGSGAGGGGGGSSCGGSFIGRVFTIGRYQVTVEETVAEGGFAIVFLVRTHQGVRCALKRMYVNNEHDLQICKLEIQIQRDLVGHKNIVGFLDSSISAVGAGDVWEVLILMDFCRGGQVVNLMNQRLQTGFTEAEVLQIFCDTCEALARLHQCKTPIIHRDLKVENILLHDRGHYVLCDFGSATNRFQNPQTEGVPVVEEEIKKYTTLSYRSPEMVNLYGGKVITTKADIWAMGCLLYKLCYFTLPFGESQVAICDGSFTIPDNSRYSHDMHCLIRYMLEPDPDMRPDIYQVSYFAFKLARRDCPVQNVHISAVPAKLPEPIRASEAVAKKSQSQSKARLTDPVPTLETSIAPRQRPKAGQAQPIGILPIQAALTPRKRPAVGAGGPSTMGVGTGVALPSASVQSAQQAPAGQSGPSPPQATPQATPQATPQHQQVFMQQHPAPFFIPQHQLNQQHPLVQKLYQQQQQQQQQPQCPAPAPQPSAPDQPPAPDQPPAPDQPPAPDQPPAPDQPSAPDQASAPDQASAPGQPRAKPLAPAAPLQHHPAVPAAVTPIPEPAALPAAQPATPSPPASGPADDPDAMTPGRGAHKVGSLTPPSSPKMAARGGHRRILSDVTHSAVFGVPVSKSTQLLQAAAAEAGLNKSKSASTTPSGSPCSSQQSVYQPGEPGAPSAPAASSAQPSWNPFGDDNFSKLTAEELLNKDFAKLAETRESLIPGLQSLSTATGGAKAFPAERTADILGLDAGSALLSVPDPFNALSLSSSPEKLIEGLKSPETSLLLPDLLPLNDPFSSSAEGPCHGKAEMSVDSLIAGLDAPQTQRLPAQPEPTSASLTDPLVGEASLLGCSLLPHHPPPGSAPASSAPPSGSCLDELASISLNPGQPAPDSAVLTSGEKGPQDEFDPIPVLTSKSVSQEPEGESNGYAVLSEAPEAELPEDCLGATQGCVHSSDEEEEEEGAEEQGRGAVVNHSAGAPDCSGSQPLLLDSEEEEDVPDFTPPQPSQAPLPLPSTPSHQPAPSPPKQTSLGTEAPPPDVFSKAPFRIGQGEASDVFANAPFVRPPSAVQAHPDVFLQAPFGKRKEATGVVGKPPQPKHPYPAMVHPEQALLDQMASQPFRPQALAKYSRHFEGPVPPQQQPVSAHRGTSGVNRQASLGSGALPSWASEVNAAVDPFVSAPFHLKAPQDKP; translated from the exons GAGGCTTTGCGATCGTCTTCCTGGTGAGGACTCACCAGGGCGTGCGCTGCGCCCTCAAAAGGATGTACGTCAACAACGAACACGACCTGCAGATCTGCAAGCTGGAGATTCAGATCCAG AGGGACCTGGTGGGCCACAAGAACATTGTGGGGTTCCTGGATTCCAGCATCTCTGCCGTGGGGGCCGGAGATGTCTGGGAGGTGCTCATCCTCATGGACTTCTGCAGAG GAGGACAGGTGGTGAACCTGATGAACCAGAGGTTGCAGACGGGCTTCACGGAGGCTGAGGTGCTGCAGATCTTCTGTGACACCTGCGAGGCGTTGGCCCGCCTCCACCAGTGCAAGACACCAATCATCCACCGCGACCTGAAG gtggagaACATCCTGCTCCACGACCGGGGCCACTACGTCCTGTGTGACTTTGGCAGCGCCACCAACCGCTTCCAGAACCCACAGACAGAGGGCGTGCCCGTGGTGGAGGAAGAGATCAAGAA GTACACCACACTGTCGTACCGGTCTCCTGAGATGGTCAACCTTTACGGAGGCAAGGTCATCACTACAAAGGCTGACATCTGG gccaTGGGCTGCCTGCTCTACAAGCTGTGCTACTTCACGCTGCCGTTCGGGGAGAGCCAGGTGGCTATCTGCGACGGCAGCTTCACCATCCCAGACAACTCCCGCTACTCCCACGACATGCACTGCCTCATCC gatACATGCTGGAGCCTGACCCAGACATGCGTCCAGATATCTACCAAGTGTCGTACTTTGCCTTTAAGCTGGCCAGGAGAGACTGCCCCGTCCAGAACGTACAT ATCTCCGCCGTTCCCGCCAAACTCCCCGAGCCAATCAGAGCCAGCGAAGCGGTGGCCAAGAAGAGCCAGAGCCAGAGCAAAGCCAG GCTCActgaccccgtgcccaccctgGAGACCTCCATAGCCCCGCGCCAGCGCCCCAAGGCCGGCCAGGCCCAGCCCATCGGCATCCTGCCCATCCaggctgccctcaccccccgcAAGAGGCCCGCcgtgggggcagggggcccGTCGACCATGG GTGTCGGTACGGGTGTGGCCCTTCCCTCTGCCAGCGTCCAATCAGCTCAGCAAGCCCCTGCGGGCCAATCGGGCCCCTCGCCGCCCCAGGCCACGCCCCAGGCCACGCCCCAGGCCACACCCCAGCACCAGCAGGTCTTCATGCAGCAGCACCCTGCTCCCTTCTTCATCCCACAGCACCAGCTCAACCAGCAG CATCCACTGGTGCAGAAActctaccaacaacaacaacagcagcagcagcagccgcagTGCCCCGCTcccgccccccagccctctgcaCCAGACCAGCCCCCTGCACCAGACCAGCCCCCTGCACCAGACCAGCCCCCTGCACCAGACCAGCCCCCTGCACCAGACCAGCCCTCTGCACCAGACCAGGCCTCTGCACCAGACCAGGCCTCTGCACCAGGCCAGCCCAGGGCTAAGCCTCTCGCTCCAGCTGCTCCCTTGCAGCATCATCCAGCCGTCCCTGCCGCGGTGACCCCCATCCCCGAGCCTGCAGCGCTCCCTGCAGCCCAGCCCGCCACCCCCAGCCCTCCGGCCTCCGGCCCCGCAGACGACCCCGACGCCATG acccctggCCGCGGGGCGCACAAGGTCGGCTCCCTGACGCCCCCCTCGTCCCCCAAGATGGCCGCCCGGGGCGGGCACCGGCGCATCCTGAGCGACGTCACCCACAGCGCCGTGTTCGGCGTCCCCGTCAGCAAGTCCACCCAGCTGCTGCAGGCAGCGGCGGCCGAGGCCGGCCTCAACAAGTCCAA GTCGGCCAGCACCACCCCGTCCGGCTCGCCCTGCTCCTCCCAGCAGAGCGTGTACCAGCCGGGGGAGCCGGGGgccccctccgcccccgccGCCTCCAGCGCCCAGCCCAGCTGGAACCCCTTTGGGGACGACAACTTCTCCAAACTGACGGCGGAGGAGCTGCTGAACAAGGACTTTGCGAAGCTGGCCGAGA ccaggGAGAGCCTCATCCCAGGGCTGCAGTCGCTCTCCacggccacagggggggccaaaGCATTCCCAG cTGAGAGAACCGCTGACATCCTGGGTTTGGATGCCGGCTCAGCGCTGTTGAGTGTCCCTGATCCCTTTAACGCCCTGTCCCTCTCTAGCTCTCCAG AGAAGCTGATCGAGGGGCTCAAGTCCCCAGAGACATCTCTGCTGCTCCCTGACCTTTTACCCCTGAATGACCCCTTCAGTAGCTCTGCAGAGGGGCCTTGCCATG GAAAAGCAGAGATGAGCGTGGACTCCCTGATCGCAGGCCTGGATGCCCCCCAGACCCAGAGACTGCCAGCCCAGCCGGAGCCCACCTCAGCCAGCCTGACAG ACCCTCTGGTTGGTGAGGCCTCTCTCCTGGGCTGTTCTCTGCTgcctcaccaccccccccctgggtctgccccagcctcctcagcccctccctctgGCTCCTGTCTGGACGAGCTAGCCTCCATATCTCTGAACCCTGGCCAGCCAGCTCCCG ACTCTGCTGTCCTCACCTCCGGGGAGAAGGGCCCCCAGGACGAGTTTGACCCCATCCCTGTGCTCACCTCGAAAAGCGTCAGTCAAG AGCCGGAAGGGGAGAGCAATGGCTACGCTGTGCTGAGCGAGGCCCCTGAGGCCGAACTTCCGGAAGACTGCCTCGGAGCGACCCAGGGCTGTGTCCACTccagtgatgaagaggaggaggaggagggagctgaggagcaggggagaggggccgTGGTGAACCACTCTGCAGGGGCCCCGGACTGCAGCggctcccagcctctcctgctcGATtcggaggaagaagaggacgtTCCCGACTTCACCCCGCCCCAGCCTTCTCAGGCACCCTTGCctctaccctccaccccctcccaccagcctgcccccagcccccccaagcAGACTTCCCTGGGGACCGAGGCCCCCCCGCCCGACGTATTCTCCAAAGCCCCCTTTCGGATCGGGCAAGGAGAAGCCAGCGACGTGTTTGCCAACGCCCCCTTCGTCCGCCCCCCCTCCGCGGTCCAGGCCCATCCCGACGTCTTCCTCCAGGCCCCCTtcgggaagaggaaggaggcgaCGGGGGTCGTGGGGAAGCCCCCCCAGCCAAAGCACCCGTACCCGGCCATGGTCCACCCCGAACAGGCCCTCCTGGACCAGATGGCCTCCCAGCCGTTCCGACCCCAGGCCCTGGCCAAGTATTCCAGGCACTTTGAGGGCCCGGTCCCCCCTCAGCAGCAGCCTGTGTCGGCCCACAGGGGCACCTCCGGTGTGAACAGGCAGGCCTCCCTGGGCTCTGGAGCCCTGCCCTCGTGGGCCTCTGAGGTGAACGCTGCCGTGGACCCCTTCGTCTCGGCGCCCTTCCACCTCAAGGCCCCGCAGGACAAGCCCTGA
- the LOC124463904 gene encoding AP2-associated protein kinase 1-like isoform X4 — translation MKKFFDSRRELVSSGPGSGAGGGGGGSSCGGSFIGRVFTIGRYQVTVEETVAEGGFAIVFLVRTHQGVRCALKRMYVNNEHDLQICKLEIQIQRDLVGHKNIVGFLDSSISAVGAGDVWEVLILMDFCRGGQVVNLMNQRLQTGFTEAEVLQIFCDTCEALARLHQCKTPIIHRDLKVENILLHDRGHYVLCDFGSATNRFQNPQTEGVPVVEEEIKKYTTLSYRSPEMVNLYGGKVITTKADIWAMGCLLYKLCYFTLPFGESQVAICDGSFTIPDNSRYSHDMHCLIRYMLEPDPDMRPDIYQVSYFAFKLARRDCPVQNVHISAVPAKLPEPIRASEAVAKKSQSQSKARLTDPVPTLETSIAPRQRPKAGQAQPIGILPIQAALTPRKRPAVGAGGPSTMGVGTGVALPSASVQSAQQAPAGQSGPSPPQATPQATPQATPQHQQVFMQQHPAPFFIPQHQLNQQHPLVQKLYQQQQQQQQQPQCPAPAPQPSAPDQPPAPDQPPAPDQPPAPDQPPAPDQPSAPDQASAPDQASAPGQPRAKPLAPAAPLQHHPAVPAAVTPIPEPAALPAAQPATPSPPASGPADDPDAMTPGRGAHKVGSLTPPSSPKMAARGGHRRILSDVTHSAVFGVPVSKSTQLLQAAAAEAGLNKSKSASTTPSGSPCSSQQSVYQPGEPGAPSAPAASSAQPSWNPFGDDNFSKLTAEELLNKDFAKLAETRESLIPGLQSLSTATGGAKAFPAERTADILGLDAGSALLSVPDPFNALSLSSSPGKAEMSVDSLIAGLDAPQTQRLPAQPEPTSASLTDPLVGEASLLGCSLLPHHPPPGSAPASSAPPSGSCLDELASISLNPGQPAPDSAVLTSGEKGPQDEFDPIPVLTSKSVSQEPEGESNGYAVLSEAPEAELPEDCLGATQGCVHSSDEEEEEEGAEEQGRGAVVNHSAGAPDCSGSQPLLLDSEEEEDVPDFTPPQPSQAPLPLPSTPSHQPAPSPPKQTSLGTEAPPPDVFSKAPFRIGQGEASDVFANAPFVRPPSAVQAHPDVFLQAPFGKRKEATGVVGKPPQPKHPYPAMVHPEQALLDQMASQPFRPQALAKYSRHFEGPVPPQQQPVSAHRGTSGVNRQASLGSGALPSWASEVNAAVDPFVSAPFHLKAPQDKP, via the exons GAGGCTTTGCGATCGTCTTCCTGGTGAGGACTCACCAGGGCGTGCGCTGCGCCCTCAAAAGGATGTACGTCAACAACGAACACGACCTGCAGATCTGCAAGCTGGAGATTCAGATCCAG AGGGACCTGGTGGGCCACAAGAACATTGTGGGGTTCCTGGATTCCAGCATCTCTGCCGTGGGGGCCGGAGATGTCTGGGAGGTGCTCATCCTCATGGACTTCTGCAGAG GAGGACAGGTGGTGAACCTGATGAACCAGAGGTTGCAGACGGGCTTCACGGAGGCTGAGGTGCTGCAGATCTTCTGTGACACCTGCGAGGCGTTGGCCCGCCTCCACCAGTGCAAGACACCAATCATCCACCGCGACCTGAAG gtggagaACATCCTGCTCCACGACCGGGGCCACTACGTCCTGTGTGACTTTGGCAGCGCCACCAACCGCTTCCAGAACCCACAGACAGAGGGCGTGCCCGTGGTGGAGGAAGAGATCAAGAA GTACACCACACTGTCGTACCGGTCTCCTGAGATGGTCAACCTTTACGGAGGCAAGGTCATCACTACAAAGGCTGACATCTGG gccaTGGGCTGCCTGCTCTACAAGCTGTGCTACTTCACGCTGCCGTTCGGGGAGAGCCAGGTGGCTATCTGCGACGGCAGCTTCACCATCCCAGACAACTCCCGCTACTCCCACGACATGCACTGCCTCATCC gatACATGCTGGAGCCTGACCCAGACATGCGTCCAGATATCTACCAAGTGTCGTACTTTGCCTTTAAGCTGGCCAGGAGAGACTGCCCCGTCCAGAACGTACAT ATCTCCGCCGTTCCCGCCAAACTCCCCGAGCCAATCAGAGCCAGCGAAGCGGTGGCCAAGAAGAGCCAGAGCCAGAGCAAAGCCAG GCTCActgaccccgtgcccaccctgGAGACCTCCATAGCCCCGCGCCAGCGCCCCAAGGCCGGCCAGGCCCAGCCCATCGGCATCCTGCCCATCCaggctgccctcaccccccgcAAGAGGCCCGCcgtgggggcagggggcccGTCGACCATGG GTGTCGGTACGGGTGTGGCCCTTCCCTCTGCCAGCGTCCAATCAGCTCAGCAAGCCCCTGCGGGCCAATCGGGCCCCTCGCCGCCCCAGGCCACGCCCCAGGCCACGCCCCAGGCCACACCCCAGCACCAGCAGGTCTTCATGCAGCAGCACCCTGCTCCCTTCTTCATCCCACAGCACCAGCTCAACCAGCAG CATCCACTGGTGCAGAAActctaccaacaacaacaacagcagcagcagcagccgcagTGCCCCGCTcccgccccccagccctctgcaCCAGACCAGCCCCCTGCACCAGACCAGCCCCCTGCACCAGACCAGCCCCCTGCACCAGACCAGCCCCCTGCACCAGACCAGCCCTCTGCACCAGACCAGGCCTCTGCACCAGACCAGGCCTCTGCACCAGGCCAGCCCAGGGCTAAGCCTCTCGCTCCAGCTGCTCCCTTGCAGCATCATCCAGCCGTCCCTGCCGCGGTGACCCCCATCCCCGAGCCTGCAGCGCTCCCTGCAGCCCAGCCCGCCACCCCCAGCCCTCCGGCCTCCGGCCCCGCAGACGACCCCGACGCCATG acccctggCCGCGGGGCGCACAAGGTCGGCTCCCTGACGCCCCCCTCGTCCCCCAAGATGGCCGCCCGGGGCGGGCACCGGCGCATCCTGAGCGACGTCACCCACAGCGCCGTGTTCGGCGTCCCCGTCAGCAAGTCCACCCAGCTGCTGCAGGCAGCGGCGGCCGAGGCCGGCCTCAACAAGTCCAA GTCGGCCAGCACCACCCCGTCCGGCTCGCCCTGCTCCTCCCAGCAGAGCGTGTACCAGCCGGGGGAGCCGGGGgccccctccgcccccgccGCCTCCAGCGCCCAGCCCAGCTGGAACCCCTTTGGGGACGACAACTTCTCCAAACTGACGGCGGAGGAGCTGCTGAACAAGGACTTTGCGAAGCTGGCCGAGA ccaggGAGAGCCTCATCCCAGGGCTGCAGTCGCTCTCCacggccacagggggggccaaaGCATTCCCAG cTGAGAGAACCGCTGACATCCTGGGTTTGGATGCCGGCTCAGCGCTGTTGAGTGTCCCTGATCCCTTTAACGCCCTGTCCCTCTCTAGCTCTCCAG GAAAAGCAGAGATGAGCGTGGACTCCCTGATCGCAGGCCTGGATGCCCCCCAGACCCAGAGACTGCCAGCCCAGCCGGAGCCCACCTCAGCCAGCCTGACAG ACCCTCTGGTTGGTGAGGCCTCTCTCCTGGGCTGTTCTCTGCTgcctcaccaccccccccctgggtctgccccagcctcctcagcccctccctctgGCTCCTGTCTGGACGAGCTAGCCTCCATATCTCTGAACCCTGGCCAGCCAGCTCCCG ACTCTGCTGTCCTCACCTCCGGGGAGAAGGGCCCCCAGGACGAGTTTGACCCCATCCCTGTGCTCACCTCGAAAAGCGTCAGTCAAG AGCCGGAAGGGGAGAGCAATGGCTACGCTGTGCTGAGCGAGGCCCCTGAGGCCGAACTTCCGGAAGACTGCCTCGGAGCGACCCAGGGCTGTGTCCACTccagtgatgaagaggaggaggaggagggagctgaggagcaggggagaggggccgTGGTGAACCACTCTGCAGGGGCCCCGGACTGCAGCggctcccagcctctcctgctcGATtcggaggaagaagaggacgtTCCCGACTTCACCCCGCCCCAGCCTTCTCAGGCACCCTTGCctctaccctccaccccctcccaccagcctgcccccagcccccccaagcAGACTTCCCTGGGGACCGAGGCCCCCCCGCCCGACGTATTCTCCAAAGCCCCCTTTCGGATCGGGCAAGGAGAAGCCAGCGACGTGTTTGCCAACGCCCCCTTCGTCCGCCCCCCCTCCGCGGTCCAGGCCCATCCCGACGTCTTCCTCCAGGCCCCCTtcgggaagaggaaggaggcgaCGGGGGTCGTGGGGAAGCCCCCCCAGCCAAAGCACCCGTACCCGGCCATGGTCCACCCCGAACAGGCCCTCCTGGACCAGATGGCCTCCCAGCCGTTCCGACCCCAGGCCCTGGCCAAGTATTCCAGGCACTTTGAGGGCCCGGTCCCCCCTCAGCAGCAGCCTGTGTCGGCCCACAGGGGCACCTCCGGTGTGAACAGGCAGGCCTCCCTGGGCTCTGGAGCCCTGCCCTCGTGGGCCTCTGAGGTGAACGCTGCCGTGGACCCCTTCGTCTCGGCGCCCTTCCACCTCAAGGCCCCGCAGGACAAGCCCTGA